A window of the Raphanus sativus cultivar WK10039 unplaced genomic scaffold, ASM80110v3 Scaffold2972, whole genome shotgun sequence genome harbors these coding sequences:
- the LOC130506191 gene encoding cyclin-H1-1-like isoform X2 encodes MADFQTSTQRAKWVFTPQKLAERYKAANQRAVQLLEKCGTTQVEVDASGSLTYPTENARDQADKKLKPLSVDEERFMRAFYEAKVQEVCSAFEFPHKIQATALQYFKRFYLQWSVMQHHPKEIMLTCVYAACKIEENHVSAEEIGKGIKQDHHIILKYEMAVLQSLEFDLIVFAPYRAMEGFVSNMEEFLQARDDEIQKLESLLKAATAEADKIMLTDAPLLFPPGQLALAALRIANGVLGVVDFDRYLESIVSQPNSEHTTSHLSNLLDDIESLVKNYKYPSEKDMKHINRKLKSCLGHSSSHDESKKREKRSKHKSHRSSSDAPPNGPPAG; translated from the exons ATGGCGGATTTTCAGACATCAACTCAACGTGCCAAGTGGGTTTTCACTCCACAGAAATTG GCAGAGAGATATAAAGCTGCTAACCAGAGGGCAGTGCAATTGCTGGAGAAG TGTGGAACAACCCAAGTTGAAGTAGATGCCAGTGGATCACTAACTTATCCTACAGAGAATGCACGAGATCAGG CTGATAAGAAGCTTAAACCTTTGAGTGTTGATGAAGAACGTTTCATGAGAGCATTTTATGAGGCCAAAGTCCAAGAAGTGTGCAGTGCCTTTGAGTTCCCTCACAAGATTCAG GCAACAGCGCTCCAATACTTTAAAAGGTTTTATCTGCAATGGTCTGTTATGCAACATCATCCAAAAGAGATAAT GCTAACCTGCGTGTATGCAGCATGTAAAATAGAGGAGAATCATGTATCTGCTGAGGAAATAGGGAAAGGGATCAAACAAGATCACCACATAATCCTCAAGTATGAGATGGCTGTTCTTCAG AGTTTGGAATTTGATCTGATTGTTTTTGCACCGTATCGTGCAATGGAAGGCTTTGTCAGTAACATGGAG GAGTTTCTTCAAGCTAGAGACGATGAGATCCAAAAGCTGGAG AGTTTGCTCAAAGCGGCAACAGCAGAAGCAGATAAAATTATGCTCACAGATGCTCCACTCCTCTTTCCTCCTGGTCAG TTGGCGTTGGCTGCGTTGCGTATTGCAAATGGGGTTCTTGGAGTGGTTGATTTTGATAG GTACCTAGAGAGCATTGTTTCTCAACCGAACTCTGAGCACACGACTTCACACCTTTCAAACTTACTTGATGACATCGAATCTTTG GTGAAGAACTACAAGTACCCGAGTGAAAAGGACATGAAGCATATCAACAGGAAGCTAAAATCTTGTCTAGGACATAGTTCTTCACATGACGA GAGTAAGAAACGGGAGAAGAGATCGAAGCACAAGTCACATAGGAGCTCCAGTGATGCACCACCAAACGGGCCACCGGCTGGTTGA
- the LOC108827718 gene encoding PWWP domain-containing protein 1 — protein sequence MDEDPEIPQQTNPIEDPEVIPTLSGDAADVDSSLDAAAASSSSPTELDSSVADDDGDGGARVSESERSEKKPDLTATNEEDDVSETEPRVSEIIKSEDEIDKSDDSPELHKQEDDNDDEVGSEADDVAFEEEEKRGALEKPAVTDYKSLLSEFDDYVASEKMGSGVSRALSYGFQVGDLVWGKVKSHPWWPGHIFNEAFASPSVRRMRRVDHVLVAFFGDSSYGWFDPAELIPFEPHLPEKAHQTAAKHFVRAVEEAVDEASRRSALGLTCKCRNPYNFRATSVQDYFSVDVPDYEVQGVYSWEQIKKARDEFSPAEALSFVKGLALAPRECDDDDDDESLGFLKKKAAVSAFRKAVFEEFDETYSQAFGSKSVRASVTSNEPHNRTPSRAPLSGPLVIAETLGVPKSSKTPTKIKDSKKQDKYLLKRRDEAGDKNVSLGQVEASSSTGVPVLPRRVSTLQSPIKDEQPGIVSMDSNSSSTAIPGTVPKLSLDEEKDVAEESAEKTEERTVVNPEHVKSEAMAPLKQESGPEAGSSLQPLIESPRGSTGSIIKKLKAAKRSSSEMGTENPPPSEPVKKKKKMKEPNSNLPRKRKLPLSSGEPVAKKLSQLGSAHLHTYMEADVPKLLGHLQDLCIEPFSGSSVASFGAARKFFIRFRSLNYQKSLSVSSSDATATALNAKDTKPGKTVNRTEDPSKAGKKRLSSDRQDEIPLVKKLKKTNQLKPMASEKLIKREAKETIKPIREQSGAVQARPLKPQTGKKTAPSAKVVEPTMLVMKFPPGTSLPSPALLKARFGRFGLLDQSAIRVFWKSSTCRVVFLYKADAQTAFRYATGNNSLFSNVNVRYFLRDVDAPKAETQEPENAKEDDEPQSQVPDPASPRYQPKLPPPPKSNLKSCLKKLGDDTSSNRPRVKFMLEGEENSSKATTNEPSNRNDGPSSSSSFGMEFVSKKFQNVVHHHHQQLPPPSTLPPILPLPPQYSKPIKTVDHVEPPMPPPPLPSRSFPGPSSAVGAGDISHQMLNLLSKCNDVVANVTGLLGYVPYHPL from the exons ATGGACGAAGATCCTGAGATTCCCCAACAAACTAATCCAATCGAAGATCCCGAGGTGATTCCGACGCTCTCAGGTGATGCTGCTGATGTTGATTCGAGCCTGGATGCTGcagcagcttcttcttcttcacctacGGAGCTCGATTCATCGGTTGCTGACGACGACGGCGACGGCGGTGCTAGGGTTTCCGAGAGCGAGAGATCGGAGAAGAAGCCTGATCTCACTGCGACTAACGAGGAAGACGACGTAAGCGAAACGGAGCCTAGGGTTTCTGAGATTATTAAGAGCGAGGATGAGATTGACAAGTCTGATGACAGTCCCGAGCTTCATAAACAAGaagatgataatgatgatgaggTTGGATCCGAAGCTGATGACGTGGCGttcgaggaagaagaaaagCGAGGAGCTTTAGAGAAACCGGCGGTTACGGATTACAAATCTCTCTTATCCGAGTTCGACGATTACGTGGCGAGCGAGAAGATGGGCTCCGGAGTGTCCAGAGCCTTGAGCTACGGGTTCCAAGTGGGAGACTTGGTGTGGGGGAAAGTAAAGTCTCACCCTTGGTGGCCTGGCCACATCTTCAACGAAGCCTTCGCGTCTCCCTCCGTTCGCCGCATGAGGAGAGTGGACCACGTCCTCGTCGCCTTCTTCGGCGACAGCAGTTACGGATGGTTCGATCCCGCCGAGCTCATCCCCTTCGAGCCTCATTTACCCGAGAAGGCGCACCAGACGGCCGCCAAGCACTTTGTGAGAGCTGTGGAGGAAGCTGTGGACGAGGCGAGTAGGAGGTCGGCGCTTGGGCTGACTTGTAAATGCAGGAACCCGTATAACTTTAGGGCGACTAGTGTTCAGGATTACTTCTCTGTTGATGTCCCGGATTACGAGGTTCAAGGGGTTTACTCTTGGGAGCAGATTAAGAAAGCGAGGGATGAGTTTTCGCCTGCTGAGGCTTTATCGTTTGTGAAAGGGTTGGCTTTAGCGCCTCGGGagtgtgatgatgatgatgatgatgagagttTGGGTTTTTTGAAGAAGAAAGCGGCGGTTTCTGCTTTCCGCAAGGCAGTGTTTGAGGAGTTCGATGAAACGTATTCACAGGCTTTTGGGTCCAAGTCTGTGCGTGCTTCGGTGACTTCGAATGAACCACATAATAGAACACCCTCCAGAG CTCCTTTGAGTGGCCCGCTGGTGATAGCAGAAACTCTAGGTGTACCGAAGAGCTCTAAGACCCCCACAAAGATTAAGGATtcgaagaaacaagacaagtATCTTCTCAAACGCAGAGATGAAGCTGGTGATAAGAATGTTTCATTGGGCCAAGTCGAAGCAAGTTCAAGCACGGGCGTTCCTGTGCTACCGAGAAGAGTGTCAACGCTTCAAAGTCCAATAAAAGATGAGCAGCCTGGGATTGTGAGCATGGATTCCAACTCTTCAAGTACAGCTATTCCTGGGACTGTTCCAAAGCTCTCTCTTGATGAAGAAAAAGATGTAGCCGAAGAATCAGCAGAGAAAACGGAAGAAAGAACTGTAGTAAATCCAGAGCATGTGAAATCTGAAGCTATGGCGCCTCTTAAGCAAGAGTCTGGACCAGAAGCTGGAAGCTCTCTCCAGCCCCTGATTGAGTCTCCTCGAGGTTCCACGGGATCTATAATCAAGAAACTCAAAGCTGCTAAACGATCTTCAAGCGAAATGGGCACTGAGAATCCTCCTCCTTCAGAGCcagtaaagaaaaagaaaaagatgaaagagCCTAACTCTAATCTTCCGAGAAAGAGAAAGCTTCCATTATCTTCTGGGGAGCCTGTAGCCAAGAAACTGTCCCAGCTTGGTTCAGCGCACTTACATACCTATATGGAAGCTGATGTGCCGAAGCTATTGGGTCATCTGCAAGATCTCTGTATTGAACCTTTCTCTGGTTCATCAGTTGCTTCTTTCGGAGCTGCTAGGAAGTTTTTTATCCGTTTCCGTTCACTTAATTACCAGAAAAGCTTGTCTGTATCTTCATCTGATGCTACTGCTACTGCCTTAAACGCCAAAGACACAAAACCTGGCAAGACAGTGAACAGAACCGAAGACCCATCAAAAGCTGGCAAAAAACGCCTCTCATCTGATCGCCAAGACGAAATCCCATTAGTTAAGAAGCTGAAGAAAACTAATCAGTTGAAACCAATGGCTTCTGAGAAACTGATTAAACGAGAAGCAAAGGAGACTATAAAACCAATAAGAGAGCAGAGCGGTGCGGTTCAAGCAAGACCGTTAAAACCTCAAACCGGGAAGAAAACGGCTCCATCAGCAAAGGTGGTGGAACCCACAATGCTTGTCATGAAGTTTCCACCAGGCACATCTCTTCCTTCACCTGCACTGCTAAAGGCTAGGTTTGGTCGGTTCGGGCTGTTGGATCAATCAGCCATCAGGGTGTTCTGGAAATCATCGACCTGCCGTGTTGTCTTCCTGTATAAAGCCGACGCACAGACTGCTTTTAGATATGCAACGGGAAACAACTCTCTCTTTAGTAACGTGAACGTAAGGTACTTCCTCCGTGACGTTGACGCTCCTAAAGCCGAGACTCAAGAACCAGAAAACGCAAAGGAAGATGATGAGCCACAGAGCCAAGTGCCAGACCCAGCATCGCCACGTTACCAGCCAAAACTGCCACCACCGCCAAAGAGCAACCTCAAATCCTGCCTGAAGAAACTTGGAGATGACACTAGCAGTAACCGCCCAAGAGTCAAGTTCATGCTGGAAGGCGAAGAAAACTCGAGTAAAGCAACTACCAACGAGCCATCGAATAGAAACGATGGaccttcatcttcatcatcttttGGAATGGAATTTGTTAGTAAGAAGTTTCAAAACgttgttcatcatcatcatcaacagcTTCCTCCTCCTTCGACATTGCCACCAATTCTTCCTCTCCCTCCACAATACTCAAAGCCCATTAAAACAGTAGACCATGTTGAACCACCTatgccaccaccaccactacctTCTAGAAGCTTTCCTGGTCCGAGCTCAGCGGTTGGTGCCGGAGACATCTCTCACCAAATGCTCAACCTTTTGTCGAAATGCAACGACGTAGTGGCTAACGTGACAGGCTTGTTGGGCTATGTTCCTTACCACCcattgtga
- the LOC108825727 gene encoding 40S ribosomal protein S21-2 produces the protein MQNEEGQITELYVPRKCSATNRMITSKDHASVQLNIGHLDADGVYTGQFTTFALCGFVRAQGDADSGVDRLWQKKKVEAKQI, from the exons ATGCAGAACGAAGAGGGTCAGATCACAGAACTATACGTTCCTAGGAAATG CTCTGCTACTAACCGGATGATCACATCAAAGGATCATGCATCTGTCCAGCTCAACATTGGGCATTTAGATGCTGATGGCGTCTACACCGGACAGTTCACTACCTTTGCTCTCTGTGGTTTTGTTCGTGCCCAG GGAGACGCAGACAGTGGCGTGGACAGGCTGTGGCAGAAGAAGAAGGTCGAAGCCAAACAAATTTAA
- the LOC130506191 gene encoding cyclin-H1-1-like isoform X1 yields the protein MADFQTSTQRAKWVFTPQKLAERYKAANQRAVQLLEKCGTTQVEVDASGSLTYPTENARDQAADKKLKPLSVDEERFMRAFYEAKVQEVCSAFEFPHKIQATALQYFKRFYLQWSVMQHHPKEIMLTCVYAACKIEENHVSAEEIGKGIKQDHHIILKYEMAVLQSLEFDLIVFAPYRAMEGFVSNMEEFLQARDDEIQKLESLLKAATAEADKIMLTDAPLLFPPGQLALAALRIANGVLGVVDFDRYLESIVSQPNSEHTTSHLSNLLDDIESLVKNYKYPSEKDMKHINRKLKSCLGHSSSHDESKKREKRSKHKSHRSSSDAPPNGPPAG from the exons ATGGCGGATTTTCAGACATCAACTCAACGTGCCAAGTGGGTTTTCACTCCACAGAAATTG GCAGAGAGATATAAAGCTGCTAACCAGAGGGCAGTGCAATTGCTGGAGAAG TGTGGAACAACCCAAGTTGAAGTAGATGCCAGTGGATCACTAACTTATCCTACAGAGAATGCACGAGATCAGG CAGCTGATAAGAAGCTTAAACCTTTGAGTGTTGATGAAGAACGTTTCATGAGAGCATTTTATGAGGCCAAAGTCCAAGAAGTGTGCAGTGCCTTTGAGTTCCCTCACAAGATTCAG GCAACAGCGCTCCAATACTTTAAAAGGTTTTATCTGCAATGGTCTGTTATGCAACATCATCCAAAAGAGATAAT GCTAACCTGCGTGTATGCAGCATGTAAAATAGAGGAGAATCATGTATCTGCTGAGGAAATAGGGAAAGGGATCAAACAAGATCACCACATAATCCTCAAGTATGAGATGGCTGTTCTTCAG AGTTTGGAATTTGATCTGATTGTTTTTGCACCGTATCGTGCAATGGAAGGCTTTGTCAGTAACATGGAG GAGTTTCTTCAAGCTAGAGACGATGAGATCCAAAAGCTGGAG AGTTTGCTCAAAGCGGCAACAGCAGAAGCAGATAAAATTATGCTCACAGATGCTCCACTCCTCTTTCCTCCTGGTCAG TTGGCGTTGGCTGCGTTGCGTATTGCAAATGGGGTTCTTGGAGTGGTTGATTTTGATAG GTACCTAGAGAGCATTGTTTCTCAACCGAACTCTGAGCACACGACTTCACACCTTTCAAACTTACTTGATGACATCGAATCTTTG GTGAAGAACTACAAGTACCCGAGTGAAAAGGACATGAAGCATATCAACAGGAAGCTAAAATCTTGTCTAGGACATAGTTCTTCACATGACGA GAGTAAGAAACGGGAGAAGAGATCGAAGCACAAGTCACATAGGAGCTCCAGTGATGCACCACCAAACGGGCCACCGGCTGGTTGA
- the LOC108824067 gene encoding probable histone H2A.5, translating to MESPAAAAAKPARGAGGRKGGDRKKSVTKSVKAGLQFPVGRISRYLKKGRYAVRYGAGAPVYLAAVLEYLAAEVLELAGNAARDNKKNRINPRHLCLAIRNDEELGKLLSGVTISSGGVLPNINPVLLPKRAAGASEKAEKPEKAAKSPKKA from the exons ATGGAGTcaccagcagcagcagcagcgaaGCCGGCGAGAGGCGCCGGAGGAAGGAAAGGAGGAGACAGGAAGAAGAGTGTCACCAAATCCGTCAAAGCCGGTCTCCAGTTCCCCGTCGGTCGTATCTCTCGTTACCTGAAGAAAGGCCGTTACGCCGTCAGGTACGGCGCCGGCGCTCCCGTCTACCTCGCCGCCGTTCTCGAGTACCTCGCCGCCGAG GTTTTGGAGCTGGCGGGGAACGCGGCGAGGGACAACAAGAAGAACAGGATAAACCCTAGGCATCTCTGCTTGGCGATAAGGAACGACGAGGAGCTGGGGAAGCTGCTTTCCGGAGTCACCATCTCGAGCGGAGGAGTGCTGCCGAACATCAACCCGGTTCTTCTTCCCAAGAGAGCTGCTGGCGCTTCTGAGAAAGCTGAGAAGCCTGAGAAAGCTGCCAAATCTCCCAAGAAGGCTTGA